The following are encoded together in the Corticium candelabrum chromosome 1, ooCorCand1.1, whole genome shotgun sequence genome:
- the LOC134181388 gene encoding roundabout homolog 1-like → MAETSKRASSSRLAWCGRLILYSTPVATCLLVAVSLYNFYELSQHERKLLYLQQHVFHHHHHRRDFRDMHDATEPEDSQRRHARALSNEESSASLFEEYFTKIAELQLRSLETTCASNERLCIQGPKGSVGPKGDDGAPGVSGDSGEKGETGPMGFPGPKGAKGETGKRGESIEPPVITTKPANAIIAVSESAKLDCQASGFPRPEIRWLKVDSNLPLSRSSISPNGTLTITDTRRHDTGTYVCVAENIFGVAKAYAPLVVQIPVSFVAVPTATVIVQPGQTVRLDCSASGDPEPTVSWSRVSNASSFREMTVTSNGSMLIENVKNEDEGIYFCTATNAFGSKRHSVTLQLQDSLTDSLVDGVHVVNNTDAFLKCKLCPMPGFSFTWERKGDELPPNKTEIYNCSLVIRKVRLEDTGNYSCIGKTKSKLSSLLIREDIPLIVRGAARVTSKFPEFLSVSSGKSVVLQCDGVGPPAPDVYWTRGSVRLRTNKPGKLRIKHATVHNTGIYSCHAVNYLGHDVKNAKIFVTQVEFISRPPLFINASSSRKIEINCTARMAPGVPAYTHWRFPSKSVSCGTEVIQNRTVLPNGTLVIENATWRDEGSYMCYAGGNAIAAVVNISVPANTSWMLKSDNCNGFRRSTHDNSVYYAVSMSNKWNTSKEYDCPNGYHWACTEEGKRIFTGSRRYSYTYTYHSQCGWNSYAFQGVERYYFRFRDSLSTNAYKHAGEYDYYNLQYSSDTNSFAGIVCIEN, encoded by the exons ATGGCGGAAACAAGCAAACGTGCGAGCAGTTCGCGATTGGCTTGGTGTGGGCGTCTAATTCTCTACAGCACTCCGGTTGCAACTTGCCTGCTGGTTGCAGTCAGCCTTTACAATTTCTACGAGCTATCCCAACATGAGAGGAAACTGCTCTATCTGCAGCAGCACGtctttcatcatcatcatcatcgacgTGATTTCAGAGACATGCATGACGCTACAGAGCCAGAAGATAGTCAGCGCCGTCACGCAAGAGCTCTGAGCAATGAAGAGAGCAGCGCTTCTTTGTTTGAAGAGTACTTCACTAAGATAGCAGAGTTACAG CTTCGTTCACTCGAGACAACTTGCGCAAGCAACGAGAGACTTTGCATTCAAG GCCCGAAAGGGAGCGTTGGTCCAAAAGGAGACGATGGCGCACCCGGCGTTTCAG GCGATAGTGGCGAAAAAGGTGAGACAGGCCCAATGGGATTTCCAGGTCCAAAAGGAGCTAAAGGAGAAACTGGAAAACGCGGCGAAAGCATTG AGCCTCCTGTAATTACTACAAAGCCAGCAAATGCGATCATTGCAGTCTCAGAAAGTGCTAAATTGGATTGTCAAGCCAGTGGTTTTCCTCGACCAGAGATTCGCTGGTTGAAAGTTGATTCCAACTTGCCGCTGTCTCGTTCATCCATATCTCCCAACGGAACTCTCACTATTACCGACACTCGTCGACACGATACCGGAACGTATGTTTGTGTGGCAGAAAACATATTTGGAGTGGCTAAGGCGTACGCACCACTGGTGGTACAAA TTCCCGTATCTTTCGTGGCTGTCCCTACTGCAACAGTAATAGTGCAACCCGGTCAGACGGTGAGGTTGGACTGTTCGGCATCAGGAGATCCAGAACCAACCGTTTCGTGGTCTCGCGTATCCAATGCGTCGTCGTTTCGCGAAATGACAGTTACTTCAAACGGAAGTATGTTGATTGAGAATGTGAAAAATGAAGACGAAGGAATCTACTTCTGTACTGCAACAAATGCATTCGGATCAAAGAGACACTCAGTCACACTGCAACTGCAAGACA GTCTCACTGATTCGCTTGTGGACGGGGTTCACGTGGTGAATAACACGGATGCTTTCTTGAAATGTAAACTCTGTCCCATGCCGGGATTCTCTTTCACTTGGGAGAGAAAAGGAGATGAACTACCGCCCAACAAGACGGAGATCTATAACTGCTCACTTGTCATTAGAAAAGTGAGACTAGAAGACACCGGAAACTATAGCTGCATTGGCAAAACAAAATCAAAGTTGTCATCTCTTCTCATCAGAGAAGACATACCACTTATAGTGAGAG GTGCTGCACGTGTGACCAGCAAGTTTCCTGAATTCCTCTCTGTCTCGTCAGGAAAAAGTGTAGTGTTGCAATGTGATGGAGTTGGTCCGCCGGCTCCTGACGTTTACTGGACAAGAGGATCCGTCCGTCTAAGGACGAACAAGCCAGGAAAATTAAGGATTAAACACGCAACAGTCCACAATACCGGCATATACAGCTGTCACGCTGTTAACTATTTAGGTCACGACGTGAAAAACGCAAAAATAT ttgtcACTCAAGTTGAATTCATTTCTCGTCCACCTTTGTTTATCAATGCCTCTTCCTCACGGAAAATTGAGATTAACTGCACAGCTCGTATGGCTCCAGGCGTACCGGCGTATACACACTGGAGGTTTCCAAGCAAGTCGGTTTCGTGTGGAACAGAGGTCATACAAAATCGTACAGTATTGCCTAATGGCACCCTCGTCATCGAAAATGCGACTTGGCGAGATGAAGGGTCATACATGTGTTATGCGGGAGGAAACGCGATTGCTGCTGTAGTCAACATTTCTGTACCAG CGAATACGAGTTGGATGCTGAAGAGCGATAATTGTAACGGTTTCCGTCGATCAACTCACGACAACTCGGTGTATTATGCAGTGTCTATGTCTAACAAATGGAACACATCCAAAGAGTACGACTGTCCCAACGGATATCATTGGGCGTGCACTGAAGAGGGAAAAAGAATATTCACTGGCAGCAGACGTTACTCCTACACGTACACTTACCATAGCCAATGTGGGTGGAATAGTTACGCATTTCAGGGAGTAGAAAGGTATTATTTCAGATTTCGCGATTCGCTTTCGACTAATGCTTACAAGCACGCAGGAGAGTACGACTACTACAACCTGCAATACAGCAGCGATACCAACTCGTTTGCTGGCATCGTTTGCATCGAGAATTGA
- the LOC134181379 gene encoding roundabout homolog 1-like gives MAETSKHASRSRLAWCGRLILYSTPVATCLLFAVSLYNLYEVSQHERKLIHLEQHVFHHHRRDFRDRHDAAEPVQPEEIIRRHARALGSEESSASLFEEYFIWLAELQLRSLKLTCSNNESLCIQGPKGSVGSKGDGGAPGIPGDRGEKGETGPMGFPGPKGAKGETGERGESIEPPVITTKPANAIIAVSESARLDCQASGFPRPEIRWLRVDSNLPLSRSSISPNGTLTITDTRRHDTGTYVCVAKNIFGVAKAYAPLVVQIPVSFVAVPTATVIVQPGQTVRLECSASGDPEPTVSWSHVSNASSSREMTVTSNGSMLIENVKNEDEGIYFCTATNAFGSKRHSVTLQLQDSLTDSLVDGVHVVNNTDAFLKCKLCPMPGFSFTWERKGDELPPNKTESYNCSLVIRKVRLEDTGNYSCIGKTKSRLSSLVIREDMPLTVRGAARVTSKFPEFLSVSSGKSVVLQCDGVGPPAPDVYWTRGSVRLRTNKPGKLRIKNVTVHNTGIYSCHAVNYLGHDVKNAKIFVTQVEFISRPPSFINASYSQKIEINCTARMAPGIPAYTHWRFPSKSSVSCGTEIIQNRTVLPNGTLVIENADWRDGGSYVCYAGGNAIAAVVNISVPVNTSWMLESDNCNGFRRSTHDSSVYYAVSMSNKWDKFKEYDCPNGYHWACTEEGKRIFTGSRRYSYTYTYRSQCGWNGYEFQGVERYYFRFRDSVSTNAHKHAGKYDYSNLQYSSTTNSFAGIVCIEN, from the exons ATGGCGGAAACCAGTAAACATGCGAGCAGGTCGCGATTGGCTTGGTGTGGGCGTCTAATTCTTTACAGCACTCCAGTTGCAACCTGCCTACTGTTTGCAGTCAGCCTCTACAATCTCTACGAGGTATCCCAACACGAGAGAAAACTGATCCACCTAGAGCAGCACGTCTTTCATCATCATCGACGTGATTTCAGAGACAGGCATGACGCCGCGGAGCCAGTACAACCAGAAGAGATTATACGCCGTCACGCAAGAGCTTTGGGCAGTGAAGAGAGCAGCGCTTCTTTGTTTGAAGAGTATTTCATTTGGCTAGCTGAGTTACAG ctccGTTCGCTCAAACTAACTTGCTCAAACAACGAAAGTCTTTGCATACAAG GCCCGAAAGGGAGCGTTGGTTCAAAAGGAGACGGTGGCGCACCCGGCATTCCAG GCGATAGAGGTGAGAAAGGTGAGACAGGCCCAATGGGATTTCCAGGTCCAAAAGGAGCCAAGGGAGAAACTGGAGAACGTGGCGAAAGCATTG AGCCTCCTGTAATTACTACAAAGCCAGCAAATGCAATCATTGCAGTCTCAGAAAGTGCTAGATTGGATTGTCAAGCCAGTGGTTTTCCTCGACCAGAGATTCGTTGGTTGAGAGTTGATTCCAACTTGCCTCTGTCTCGTTCATCCATATCTCCGAACGGAACTCTCACTATCACAGACACTCGTCGACACGATACCGGAACGTACGTTTGTGTGGCAAAAAATATATTTGGAGTGGCTAAGGCGTACGCACCACTGGTGGTACAAA TTCCCGTATCTTTCGTGGCCGTCCCTACTGCAACAGTAATAGTGCAACCCGGTCAGACGGTGAGGTTGGAATGTTCGGCATCAGGAGATCCAGAACCAACCGTTTCGTGGTCTCACGTATCCAATGCGTCGTCGTCTCGCGAAATGACAGTTACTTCAAACGGAAGTATGTTGATTGAGAATGTGAAAAATGAAGACGAAGGAATCTACTTCTGTACTGCAACAAATGCATTCGGATCAAAGAGACACTCTGTCACACTGCAGCTGCAAGATA GTCTCACTGATTCGCTTGTGGACGGGGTTCACGTGGTGAATAACACGGATGCTTTCTTGAAATGTAAACTCTGTCCCATGCCGGGATTCTCTTTCACTTGGGAGAGAAAAGGAGATGAACTACCGCCCAACAAGACGGAGAGCTATAACTGTTCACTTGTCATTAGAAAAGTGAGACTAGAAGACACCGGAAACTATAGCTGCATTGGCAAGACAAAATCAAGATTGTCATCTCTTGTCATCAGAGAAGACATGCCACTTACAGTGAGAG GTGCTGCACGTGTGACCAGCAAGTTTCCTGAATTCCTCTCTGTCTCGTCAGGAAAAAGTGTAGTGTTGCAATGTGATGGAGTTGGTCCGCCGGCTCCTGACGTTTACTGGACAAGAGGATCCGTCCGTCTAAGGACCAACAAGCCAGGAAAATTAAGGATTAAAAACGTAACAGTCCACAATACCGGCATATACAGCTGTCACGCTGTTAACTATTTAGGTCACGACGTGAAAAACGCAAAAATAT TTGTCACTCAAGTTGAATTCATTTCTCGTCCACCTTCGTTTATCAATGCCTCTTACTCTCAGAAAATTGAGATTAACTGCACAGCTCGTATGGCTCCAGGCATACCAGCGTATACACACTGGAGGTTTCCAAGCAAGTCTTCGGTTTCGTGTGGAACAGAGATCATACAAAATCGTACAGTATTGCCTAATGGCACCCTCGTCATCGAAAATGCGGATTGGCGAGATGGGGGATCGTACGTGTGTTATGCGGGAGGAAACGCGATTGCTGCTGTAGTCAACATTTCTGTACCAG TGAATACGAGTTGGATGCTAGAGAGTGATAATTGTAACGGTTTCCGTCGATCAACTCACGACAGCTCGGTATATTATGCAGTGTCCATGTCTAACAAATGGGACAAATTCAAAGAGTACGACTGTCCCAACGGATATCATTGGGCGTGCACTGAAGAGGGAAAAAGAATATTCACTGGCAGCAGGCGTTACTCCTACACGTACACTTACCGTAGCCAATGTGGGTGGAATGGTTACGAATTTCAGGGAGTAGAAAGGTATTATTTCAGATTTCGCGATTCGGTTTCGACTAATGCGCACAAGCACGCAGGAAAGTACGACTACAGCAACCTGCAATACAGCAGCACTACCAACTCGTTTGCTGGCATCGTTTGCATCGAGAATTGA